Proteins encoded together in one Neobacillus sp. FSL H8-0543 window:
- a CDS encoding Ger(x)C family spore germination protein, with protein sequence MEKIETVCKVMLLFAIVCILSGCWDREELEDKSFVIGIGLDHSEKEGKIKVTMLIANPEVGSMQGGGGSTEKPREIITFDANDFITAKATANSIISRNISYELLKIFVISEEFAGDKDFITVFYDVLKDKEIRLNNYLAVSKEKASEYFLKNRPKLETRPHKYFQFIIDHGIDNGMIPDSTIYRFFQTVERGSDLFLAMYTSAEREKNPAIKSEDEYIAGQVNATGELDDTQFMGSAVFKDGVMINKLNGQETRTVNILDDTTNIKDILLNVPDPFSNKEEEKEISARVMKTKNNKVKMDLKNGKPKIFITIPLKLEIMSNPSMVSFKEKKNQHILKRHIAKHIELVNEDLFKKTQTELKGVPYPLDLYARKYFGTIQEFEKFNWAKSYLDADIKVKADIEIIDYGKETKKPKKVGE encoded by the coding sequence ATGGAAAAAATCGAAACAGTATGTAAAGTAATGTTGCTATTTGCCATTGTCTGCATATTATCAGGCTGTTGGGATCGTGAAGAACTTGAAGATAAATCATTTGTGATTGGAATAGGACTTGATCATTCAGAAAAGGAGGGGAAAATTAAAGTCACCATGCTAATTGCTAATCCCGAAGTAGGGAGTATGCAAGGCGGTGGTGGCTCAACAGAAAAGCCTCGAGAAATCATTACGTTTGATGCTAATGATTTCATTACAGCAAAAGCAACTGCTAATTCGATCATCTCACGTAATATTAGTTATGAACTATTAAAGATTTTTGTTATTTCTGAGGAGTTTGCAGGAGACAAGGATTTTATAACGGTCTTTTACGATGTATTAAAGGATAAAGAAATTCGACTGAATAATTATCTGGCAGTATCTAAAGAAAAGGCAAGCGAATATTTTTTAAAGAATCGTCCAAAATTGGAAACAAGACCACATAAATACTTTCAATTCATAATCGATCATGGGATTGATAATGGGATGATCCCTGATTCTACTATCTACCGCTTTTTTCAAACGGTGGAAAGGGGGTCAGATCTCTTTTTGGCGATGTACACCTCAGCTGAAAGAGAAAAGAATCCTGCCATTAAAAGTGAAGATGAATACATAGCAGGGCAAGTGAATGCAACCGGCGAGCTTGATGATACCCAATTTATGGGGTCAGCAGTTTTCAAAGATGGGGTGATGATAAATAAGCTAAATGGTCAAGAAACACGCACGGTTAATATTCTTGATGACACAACAAATATCAAAGATATATTGTTGAATGTACCTGATCCTTTTTCTAATAAGGAAGAAGAAAAGGAGATTTCGGCAAGAGTCATGAAAACTAAAAACAATAAAGTAAAAATGGATTTGAAAAATGGGAAGCCAAAGATTTTTATAACAATCCCATTAAAATTGGAAATTATGTCAAATCCATCTATGGTTAGCTTTAAGGAGAAAAAAAACCAACATATTTTAAAAAGACACATAGCCAAACATATCGAATTAGTGAATGAAGATTTGTTTAAAAAAACACAGACGGAATTAAAAGGTGTACCCTACCCGTTAGATTTATACGCCAGAAAATACTTTGGGACGATTCAGGAATTTGAAAAATTTAATTGGGCAAAATCGTATCTTGATGCTGACATTAAGGTGAAAGCGGATATTGAAATTATTGATTATGGAAAAGAAACAAAAAAACCTAAAAAGGTAGGGGAGTAG
- a CDS encoding GerAB/ArcD/ProY family transporter, with product MNQQPAKLGIREYVSIAILMVGAKASEDTPATLYNQVQNAAWMIPILSAGLFFIPLFLLLKTLSLYENKNLFSVIQKLLGRYIGFIVCLLIFVISSFAISFDSRTYTNIIRTFYFPTTPNIIIYALLMVVCAYGAKKGIQHIGSVSYLMIFYFVLSLYLALILSTQDSNIYSIFPIWGPGKLEVLKVGTQRLTLFAEFFLFTLLIPYCASNKEFRKGTWIAFVYVSIQISVCVLIFICMFDVTFGGTAFPFHTAIRYVSLGSYLPNVEIIFFVMWIMSAFIRFTAFLYLNALMFGHIFKIKDFEILIPSLATIYLLIGSIPEAAIDVSLEFKPIIAMIAGPAFSAIAIILWLAALLKGDFKHGKNRNSM from the coding sequence ATGAATCAGCAGCCTGCAAAACTCGGTATTCGTGAATATGTGTCAATCGCTATATTGATGGTTGGGGCCAAAGCATCTGAAGATACACCTGCCACTCTGTATAATCAGGTACAAAATGCAGCATGGATGATCCCGATCCTGTCAGCTGGATTATTTTTTATCCCGCTTTTTTTATTATTAAAGACTTTGTCCTTGTATGAAAATAAGAACCTATTTTCCGTCATTCAAAAGTTACTCGGAAGATACATAGGTTTTATTGTTTGTCTTCTTATCTTTGTAATTAGCTCGTTTGCCATCTCGTTCGATTCAAGAACATATACAAATATCATTCGGACATTTTATTTTCCAACAACCCCAAACATAATCATCTATGCCCTGTTAATGGTCGTTTGTGCCTATGGCGCTAAAAAAGGAATTCAGCATATTGGTTCGGTTTCCTATTTAATGATTTTTTATTTTGTACTATCTTTGTATCTAGCGCTAATATTAAGTACTCAAGATAGCAATATTTATTCAATTTTTCCGATTTGGGGTCCTGGAAAACTTGAAGTTTTGAAGGTAGGTACACAAAGACTCACTCTTTTTGCTGAATTTTTTCTGTTTACCTTGTTAATCCCTTATTGTGCTTCAAACAAAGAATTTCGAAAAGGCACATGGATTGCTTTTGTCTATGTAAGCATACAAATTAGTGTTTGCGTTCTAATTTTTATCTGCATGTTCGATGTAACCTTTGGAGGAACAGCTTTTCCATTCCACACAGCGATTCGGTATGTTTCACTCGGTAGTTATCTTCCGAATGTAGAAATTATCTTTTTCGTTATGTGGATCATGTCAGCATTTATTCGTTTCACTGCATTTTTGTATCTCAATGCACTAATGTTCGGTCATATTTTTAAAATTAAAGATTTTGAAATTTTAATCCCATCACTCGCGACAATCTATTTATTAATTGGATCGATTCCAGAAGCAGCAATTGATGTTAGTTTAGAATTCAAGCCGATAATAGCAATGATAGCGGGTCCTGCTTTCAGTGCTATTGCAATCATTTTATGGCTGGCTGCACTGTTAAAAGGAGACTTTAAACATGGAAAAAATCGAAACAGTATGTAA